One genomic segment of Hydrocarboniclastica marina includes these proteins:
- a CDS encoding CsiV family protein, translating to MVNSRESKHSSVRWRGAFPPQSRTHSPDRGAGYLNGRPKKEFKRVVALSRISMRLAGARHSLISRTVSLFGRSSRVLALGLILIPCMLAAQEESGEPATKDRYRVELLFFTPRSAPDREYLDNTYAPATFIGAEMLHGEKPLPRQEGPAVAGPAQGDMTDDGTQPVAQSPVSDFSRTLLPQSELHLAQARNRLRNSGRYDVKFLVGWEEAFPPGHQTPPLLVRVGETKNGYADIEGTIQIERQRYLHVNAQLYDLDLAAMQTEQSPQADSAQAKANQLLLEISENEALDLLLLDAQTAPDENTEPSAPPVVSVMRETRRMRSEKLHFLDAPTMGLLVYFHPLD from the coding sequence ATGGTAAACTCCAGGGAGTCGAAACACTCCTCAGTACGTTGGCGCGGAGCGTTCCCGCCTCAAAGTCGAACCCACAGCCCAGATAGGGGCGCCGGCTACCTGAACGGTCGGCCCAAGAAGGAATTCAAGCGAGTGGTTGCACTATCCAGAATCAGTATGCGGCTAGCCGGTGCTCGACACAGTCTGATTAGCCGAACTGTGTCCCTGTTCGGGCGAAGTAGTCGAGTTTTAGCGCTTGGGCTAATCCTGATTCCCTGCATGCTCGCCGCGCAGGAAGAATCAGGCGAGCCTGCAACCAAAGATCGCTACCGCGTCGAACTGCTGTTTTTCACGCCGCGCAGCGCACCTGACCGGGAATATCTCGACAACACTTACGCCCCAGCAACGTTTATAGGGGCGGAGATGCTTCACGGTGAGAAGCCCTTACCCAGACAGGAGGGTCCCGCTGTCGCTGGTCCAGCCCAGGGAGACATGACGGATGATGGGACTCAGCCCGTTGCTCAGAGCCCGGTCTCTGACTTCAGTCGTACTCTGCTCCCCCAGAGCGAGCTACATCTGGCTCAGGCCAGAAACAGGCTACGCAACAGCGGCCGGTACGACGTAAAGTTTCTGGTCGGGTGGGAAGAAGCGTTCCCGCCCGGGCATCAGACCCCTCCCCTACTGGTCAGGGTGGGCGAGACGAAGAACGGCTATGCCGATATCGAGGGCACCATCCAGATAGAGCGCCAGCGCTACCTTCATGTTAACGCTCAGCTTTATGATCTCGACCTGGCTGCGATGCAGACTGAACAAAGCCCACAAGCTGATTCAGCTCAGGCTAAAGCAAACCAGTTACTGTTAGAGATTTCCGAAAATGAAGCACTGGATCTGCTTTTACTGGATGCACAGACAGCCCCGGATGAGAACACTGAACCGTCCGCACCGCCGGTAGTAAGCGTCATGCGTGAGACTCGCCGAATGCGCAGTGAGAAGCTGCATTTTCTTGACGCGCCGACCATGGGATTGTTGGTGTATTTCCATCCCCTCGACTGA
- the mfd gene encoding transcription-repair coupling factor gives MTSLFLDSLPVPNKPGDHRHWAGASDGSAALVIAEAALDYPGLTLVVAATTGEALRLEQELQFYLEGRIELLPLPDWETLPYDIFSPHEDIVSQRIRTLNRLPHVERGILVVPVRTLMQRLAPVSFAEGNTLVLQVGQKLDVDTWRLRLDAAGYRYAENVYEHGEYAVRGSIIDIFPMGADLPYRIDLFDNEVETLRTFDPDTQRSRDRTEQIELLPAHEFPWHPEARSAFRNRWFEKFPHAPREAAVYQDVAAGIRPLGIEYYLPLFFDQPMATLFDYLPGATLVFTPPRLEADIDHIEAEIQARYEDRRHDRLRPLLPPRDLFLAKEECFRSLKAFPRITALDSESASPNALDLPFKPLPEIAFDGRATDPARKLNRFLDTFSGRVLFTAETTGRREALVEQLREYDIRIEELEGWTAFLKSDARYGLTVASLEGGTVLENMELAVIPEAVLFGQRVMQRRRRDKGRENSEAAFRNLSELRIGSPVVHIDHGVGRYTGLTTIELEGQVNEFVTLEYADKAKLYLPVASLHLISRYSGSDDATAPLHKLGSDRWSQAKAKALEKIRDTAAELLDVYARRDARPGYAFESPGEAYRHFSAGFPFEETPDQQMAIDAVMSDMSLPKPMDRLVCGDVGFGKTEVAMRAAFVATHAGRQVAVLVPTTLLAQQHYESFRDRFSDTPVQVELLSRFRSSKQQSTTISRIAEGKVDIVIGTHKLLQGDIIFKDLGLAIIDEEHRFGVNQKEKLKALRAEVDILTLTATPIPRTLNMAMGHLRDLSIIATPPARRLSVKTFIHQRDPALIKEAVLREILRGGQVYVLHNDVASIEKVADELTKLVPEARVAVAHGQMRERNLEEVMTDFYHKRFNVLVCTTIIETGIDIPSANTIIIERADKFGLAQLHQLRGRVGRSHHQAYAYLLTPEDRKLTPDAEKRLEAIAAAQDLGAGFMLATHDLEIRGAGELLGAEQSGQIETIGFSLYMELLEEAVAAIREGRTPNAELPLQHGTEINLRIPALIPDDYLPDVHNRLILYKRLASVKSSEALRELQVEMIDRFGLLPEPAKNLIRQTELRLAAESLGVIKVDAGGEWGRLDFASHTQIDPFTLVQLVQREPQNFKLENGNQLRFRLKRTDTDGKLQGVETLLSTLARSVPASKSNPQPR, from the coding sequence ATGACATCCCTGTTCCTCGACAGTCTTCCCGTGCCGAACAAGCCGGGAGACCACCGGCACTGGGCCGGTGCCAGCGACGGCTCCGCCGCCCTGGTTATAGCCGAGGCGGCGCTTGATTACCCAGGCCTTACCCTGGTCGTCGCCGCTACGACGGGTGAAGCACTCCGCCTTGAGCAGGAACTGCAGTTCTACCTGGAGGGGCGCATTGAGCTATTGCCCCTACCCGATTGGGAGACACTCCCCTACGATATTTTCTCGCCCCATGAAGATATTGTTTCGCAGCGCATACGAACCCTGAACCGCCTGCCCCACGTCGAGCGCGGCATCCTTGTTGTGCCAGTGCGTACTTTGATGCAGCGCCTGGCCCCCGTGTCTTTTGCAGAGGGCAACACACTTGTTCTGCAGGTCGGGCAGAAACTGGACGTAGATACCTGGCGGCTCAGGCTGGATGCCGCGGGCTACCGCTATGCCGAGAATGTCTACGAACATGGTGAGTACGCGGTACGCGGCTCGATCATTGATATTTTTCCAATGGGCGCGGACCTGCCCTATCGCATCGATTTGTTCGACAATGAAGTTGAAACACTACGCACATTTGATCCGGACACCCAGCGCTCCCGCGACCGTACTGAACAGATTGAGCTGCTACCGGCCCACGAGTTCCCGTGGCATCCGGAGGCCCGTTCGGCCTTTCGCAACCGCTGGTTCGAGAAATTCCCCCATGCGCCACGGGAAGCTGCGGTCTATCAGGATGTAGCCGCTGGGATCAGACCGCTAGGCATTGAGTACTATCTGCCGCTGTTTTTCGATCAGCCCATGGCGACGCTGTTCGATTACCTCCCGGGTGCGACGTTGGTGTTTACGCCCCCGCGCCTCGAAGCGGATATCGACCATATAGAGGCAGAAATTCAGGCCCGCTATGAGGATCGGCGGCATGACCGACTGCGCCCCCTGTTACCACCACGCGACCTCTTTCTCGCCAAGGAAGAATGTTTTCGGTCTTTAAAAGCCTTCCCTCGGATAACTGCTCTGGACTCTGAGAGTGCCTCGCCCAATGCTCTTGATCTTCCTTTCAAGCCCTTGCCTGAGATCGCGTTTGATGGCCGCGCTACGGATCCCGCCCGTAAACTCAACCGCTTTCTGGACACCTTTTCAGGCCGCGTACTCTTCACAGCAGAGACCACCGGGCGGCGAGAGGCACTGGTGGAACAGCTTCGCGAATACGACATCAGAATTGAGGAACTCGAAGGCTGGACGGCTTTTCTCAAGAGCGATGCTCGTTACGGACTGACCGTTGCCAGTCTTGAGGGCGGCACAGTGCTCGAAAATATGGAGCTCGCGGTAATACCCGAAGCCGTGCTTTTTGGCCAAAGGGTAATGCAGCGCCGGCGGCGGGACAAAGGACGCGAAAATAGCGAAGCTGCGTTCCGTAACCTTTCCGAGCTACGGATTGGCTCGCCAGTAGTCCATATTGACCACGGCGTCGGTCGTTATACCGGTCTGACCACCATCGAGCTGGAAGGCCAGGTGAACGAATTCGTCACGCTCGAGTACGCTGACAAAGCCAAACTCTACCTGCCTGTCGCCAGCCTTCACCTGATCTCCCGTTACAGCGGATCGGACGATGCCACCGCGCCACTGCATAAGCTGGGCAGCGATCGCTGGTCCCAGGCGAAAGCCAAGGCACTGGAAAAAATTCGCGATACGGCCGCTGAGCTGCTTGATGTCTATGCGCGCCGGGATGCACGCCCGGGTTACGCCTTCGAATCACCGGGCGAAGCATACCGGCATTTCAGTGCCGGGTTTCCGTTTGAGGAGACGCCCGACCAGCAGATGGCGATCGACGCGGTCATGTCCGATATGAGCCTGCCCAAACCCATGGACCGACTGGTTTGCGGCGATGTCGGCTTTGGTAAGACCGAGGTCGCGATGCGCGCCGCGTTCGTGGCTACCCATGCCGGGAGGCAGGTAGCGGTACTTGTGCCGACAACGCTCCTGGCACAGCAGCACTATGAGTCCTTCCGCGACCGTTTCTCCGACACCCCGGTTCAGGTCGAGCTACTCAGCCGCTTTCGTAGCAGCAAACAGCAAAGCACGACCATCTCGCGTATAGCCGAGGGCAAGGTGGACATTGTCATCGGCACCCACAAGCTGCTTCAGGGCGACATCATATTCAAGGACCTGGGTCTGGCCATCATTGATGAAGAGCATCGCTTTGGGGTGAATCAGAAAGAAAAGCTGAAAGCGCTCCGGGCAGAAGTGGACATCCTCACCCTGACCGCGACGCCTATTCCGCGCACCCTGAATATGGCCATGGGCCACCTGCGGGACTTGTCGATAATCGCTACCCCGCCTGCACGCCGGCTTTCGGTAAAGACCTTTATCCACCAGCGCGATCCCGCTCTGATCAAGGAAGCCGTCCTGCGTGAAATTCTCCGGGGTGGACAGGTCTACGTCCTTCACAACGACGTCGCCAGTATAGAAAAGGTCGCAGACGAGCTTACCAAGCTTGTGCCTGAAGCGAGAGTGGCCGTTGCCCATGGCCAGATGCGGGAGCGCAACCTGGAAGAGGTGATGACTGACTTCTATCACAAGCGCTTCAATGTGCTCGTGTGTACGACCATCATCGAAACCGGCATCGACATTCCCAGCGCCAACACAATCATTATCGAACGGGCGGACAAGTTCGGCCTGGCTCAGCTGCATCAGCTCAGGGGCCGCGTTGGTCGATCGCATCATCAGGCGTACGCTTATCTTTTGACCCCTGAAGACCGCAAACTCACTCCCGACGCGGAGAAGCGCCTTGAAGCGATCGCTGCCGCCCAGGATCTTGGCGCGGGCTTCATGCTTGCAACCCATGACCTTGAAATTCGGGGAGCTGGGGAGCTCTTAGGCGCCGAACAGAGCGGCCAGATCGAGACGATCGGCTTCTCGTTGTACATGGAGCTTCTGGAGGAGGCTGTTGCGGCAATACGTGAAGGCAGGACGCCCAATGCCGAGCTGCCACTTCAGCACGGGACCGAAATCAATTTGCGTATCCCGGCACTGATTCCCGATGACTACCTCCCCGATGTCCACAATCGGCTGATCCTTTATAAACGCCTCGCCAGCGTAAAGTCCTCCGAAGCCTTGCGGGAGCTGCAGGTCGAAATGATCGATCGTTTTGGATTGCTGCCCGAACCGGCAAAGAACCTCATCCGACAGACTGAACTACGCTTGGCCGCAGAGTCACTGGGCGTGATCAAGGTGGACGCGGGTGGAGAATGGGGCCGGCTCGACTTCGCCAGCCATACACAAATTGACCCTTTCACGCTGGTACAGCTCGTCCAGCGGGAACCGCAGAACTTCAAACTGGAAAACGGCAACCAGCTGCGTTTTCGGCTGAAGCGCACCGATACCGATGGTAAACTCCAGGGAGTCGAAACACTCCTCAGTACGTTGGCGCGGAGCGTTCCCGCCTCAAAGTCGAACCCACAGCCCAGATAG
- a CDS encoding glyceraldehyde-3-phosphate dehydrogenase has protein sequence MSQKQTNEYFADWKEREAMAEAMIPLIGRLYRQNNVVTSIYGRAIINQSVIGLLKAHRFVRQIESNELSVQDTFPILETLDRLNLGRAHIDIGKLAVSYKLNAGSESVEEFLRREVAQVVDKYDAEEASSRESDTKDIVLYGFGRIGRYLARILIEKAGGGNNLRLRAIVVRNGGAENDLEKRASLLRRDSVHGPFRGAITCDEESSAIIANGNYIKVIYSDGPDKVDYTQYGIDNAIVIDNTGKWRDEEGLSLHLKSKGVSRVLLTAPGKGDIKNIVYGINHNTITTDDKILSAASCTTNAITPVLKVINDKYGIEDGHVETVHAYTNDQNLIDNYHKGSRRGRSAPLNMVLTETGAAKAVAKALPELKDKLSGSAIRVPTPNVSMAILNLNLKSSVDVEGVNDFLRDVALHSELQRQIDFVNSPEVVSSDFVGSRHAGIVDAQATIANGKRLILYVWYDNEAGYSAQLVRIINQMAGVTYPVVPARGGLSEVSSNY, from the coding sequence GTGAGCCAGAAACAGACGAATGAGTATTTTGCGGACTGGAAAGAACGTGAAGCCATGGCTGAAGCGATGATTCCGCTGATCGGACGCCTCTATCGCCAGAATAACGTTGTGACTTCGATTTATGGTCGCGCAATCATTAATCAGTCAGTGATCGGGTTGCTCAAGGCTCATAGGTTCGTGCGTCAGATTGAGAGCAACGAGTTGAGTGTTCAGGATACGTTTCCCATTCTGGAGACGCTGGACCGGCTGAATCTCGGGCGTGCGCATATTGATATCGGTAAACTTGCCGTCAGCTATAAGCTGAATGCTGGTTCAGAAAGCGTTGAAGAGTTTCTTCGTCGTGAAGTAGCTCAGGTCGTTGACAAGTATGACGCAGAAGAAGCAAGCAGCAGGGAATCGGATACCAAAGATATTGTGCTTTATGGGTTCGGTCGTATTGGTCGCTATCTTGCTCGCATTCTGATCGAGAAAGCCGGAGGCGGTAACAACCTTCGTCTCCGTGCGATCGTGGTTCGTAATGGTGGTGCTGAGAACGATCTCGAAAAGCGGGCCAGCCTGCTGCGTCGGGATTCCGTTCATGGGCCGTTCCGGGGCGCAATAACCTGTGATGAAGAGAGCAGTGCGATCATTGCAAACGGCAATTACATCAAGGTTATCTATTCCGACGGGCCAGATAAAGTCGACTACACCCAGTATGGCATAGACAACGCTATCGTCATTGATAACACCGGCAAGTGGCGGGACGAAGAAGGGCTCAGTCTGCACCTGAAGTCCAAGGGTGTCAGCCGGGTACTGCTTACGGCGCCGGGCAAGGGTGATATCAAGAATATCGTTTACGGTATTAACCACAACACCATAACTACCGATGACAAAATTCTTTCAGCCGCTTCCTGTACCACGAACGCAATAACACCGGTCCTGAAGGTTATCAATGATAAATACGGGATCGAAGATGGGCACGTGGAAACTGTACACGCCTACACCAACGACCAGAACCTTATCGACAACTATCACAAAGGTAGCCGCCGGGGGCGTAGTGCGCCGCTGAACATGGTGCTTACCGAAACCGGTGCCGCGAAGGCGGTGGCGAAAGCGCTGCCTGAATTGAAGGACAAGCTGTCAGGAAGCGCGATCCGCGTGCCCACGCCCAATGTGTCCATGGCTATACTGAATCTCAACCTGAAGAGCTCGGTTGACGTCGAGGGTGTCAATGATTTCCTGCGGGATGTGGCCCTGCACTCTGAATTGCAACGGCAGATCGATTTTGTGAATTCGCCCGAGGTGGTGTCTTCAGACTTCGTCGGGTCGCGGCACGCGGGAATCGTCGATGCTCAGGCCACCATTGCCAACGGTAAAAGGCTGATCCTCTACGTCTGGTACGACAACGAAGCTGGCTATAGCGCGCAGTTGGTGCGCATCATCAACCAGATGGCCGGGGTCACTTATCCGGTCGTGCCGGCCCGGGGCGGGCTCAGCGAGGTTTCTTCCAACTACTGA